DNA from Desulfarculus baarsii DSM 2075:
CGGGCCGATTCGAACAATCCCGAGACCAAAAAGGCCTCCAGCCGGCGGACCATGTCCTGGCCGTCGGCGGCGGCGCGAGCCACGTTGTGCAGCAGGGCCCGCTGGTGGCCGGAGCCCAGCCGGCCCCGCAGGGCGTCGCCCAGGGCCTGGGCGTTGCTGGTGATGGCCATGAGCAGGTTGTTGAAGTTGTGGGCCACGCCGGCGGCCACCTGCTGGACCCGCTCCTGGGCCAGGGTGCGGGTGGTCGAGTCGCGAAAAAACATGATCAGGCACGAAACGCCGTCGAGCTCGATGTGGGCGGTGGCCGCGTCGCAATAGATCATCTGGCCGTCCTTGCGCCGGAAGGGCAGGGCCTGGGCCTGATCGCAGACGCCGCCGCGCATGCCGTCGATGATCGGCAAAACCTGCTGGCGCAGCTCGGGCGGGTGAAACATGAAGCCGAACATGCCCGCCAACTCGTGGTGCTCGTAGCCCAGGATGGCCGCGGCGGCCTGGTTGGCGTGGAGCACCTCGCCGGTGATCAGGTCGGTGAGGATCATGCCGTCGGGCATGTTTTCCAGCAGGGTGCGGTGAAAAAGCTCGCTCTGGCGCAGGGCCTGCTCGGCGCGGCGCTGGCTGGTCACGTCCACGCCCGAGGCCACCATGTACTCCACCTCACCGCCCGCGCCGACGATGGGCGTGGTGCTCCAGGCCACGTCCGCCCGGCCGCCGTCGGCGGTCAGCCACTGGCGCTCGCGGTTGGGCCTGATGGCCGCCGGGTCGAACTCGGCGAAAAACAGGCGCACGGTTTCACGGTCCTCGGGCGGGATCAACATCTCCCAGACCGGCCGGCCCACCACCTGTTCGGACGAAAAACCGGTGACCCGCTGGCAGGCCCGATTGAAGCTGACCACCCGCCCGGTGGTGTCGAAGGTCATGATCAGGGCCGGGGCGTTTTCGAGGATGGCCCAGATGAATTCGCTCTGACGGCGCAGGTTTTCCTGGGCCTGGCGGCTGGCGGTGACGTCGCTGGCCACGCCCCAGGCCCGCCAGCCCTCAATGGGCGCCAGGCCCGAGACGTCGCTCCAGGCCACGTGCCGCCGCGCGCCGTTTTTGGCGCCGATGACGATCTGGGCGCTGACGGCGCGGCCGGCGCTTTCGGCCACCAGCCGGCGCTGGGCCTTGTCGGGCAGCAGCAGGGCCAGGGCCTGGCGGGCGTCGCCCAGTTCGTCCATGGCGTAGCCGGTCAGCTCGCGGGCGGCGTTGTTCCACAACACCGGACGGCCGTCGTCGCCAAAGGCGTAGACGGCGCTGGGCAGATTGGCCAGGGCGGCCAGCAGGCGGCTCTGATTGCGGGCCAGCTCCTGGCGCGAGCCGATCAATTCGGCGTGGCTTTTTTGATAAAACAGCACCAGCAAGGCCAGCGCCGTGACCACCTCGCACACCGCCCCCGAGAGCAGGCCCCACACCAGCATCTGGGGCAGCCAGTGGTGCAACAGCGTCACCACCAGCGTGTGGCCCAGGCCCCAAGTCAGCAGCGCCCCACCGGCCACCAACCGCGAAAGGCCGTCCAGACGGCGCTCGGCGATGAGGCTCCAGCCGGCCATGGCGTAGACCAACGCCGTGGCGGCCAGCACCGGGGCCATGGCCACGGCGTAATTCTGGTCCAGGCGATAGGCCGCCAGGGCCCAGGCCAGGCCCAGGCCCAGCATGGCCAACGGCCAACGCGGCGCGGGCCGCTCGGCTAGCAGGCGGCAGCCAACCAGCAGGCTATAGGCCCCGGCCAGAGCCAGCGCGCCGTAGAGCCAAAAGGCCGGATTGTCGCCCTCGAAACGCGGCGGCAGCCAAAAGGCCAACAGATTGCGGGCCAGATAAGCCCCCCAGGCCACGGCCCAGGCGCCCAAAAACGGCCGGCGGTGCAGCCAGTAGAGTTGGCCGTAGACGCAGAAGATGATTACCGAGGCCGCCAGCCCCGCCGCCAGCTTGGGCAGGATCCAATCCATGGAGCCATCCACCGTTTTGGGCGGTCCGCGCCATCGCCGCCGCCGAGATGATTGTATGGGCCAAACGCGGGCAAAGGCAAGGCTTCTGGCCGGGTCGGGCGGCGCGGTTTTCCAGCGGGCCGGATTTATGGTAAAACTTGAGCCATCGACCCGGCTTTCCGCGCCCCAGCCCAAGGAGCAAAAACATGGTCATGATCGCCCCATCCATCCTCTCGGCCGACTTCGCCGCCCTGGGCGAGGGCGTGCGCCAGGCCGCCGACGGCGGGGCCGACTGGATCCACGTCGACGTCATGGACGGCCACTTCGTGCCTAACCTGACCATCGGCCCGCCGGTGGTGGCGGCCATCCGTAAAGTCTGCGCCCTGCCTTTCGACGTGCACCTGATGATCGAGACGCCCGACAAATACATCGAGGCCTTCGCCGCCGCCGGGGCCGACTGGATCAGCGTCCACGCCGAGGCCTGCACCCACCTGCAACGCACCCTGGCCCACATCCGCGACCTGGGCAAAAAGGCCGGCGTGGCCCTCAACCCCCACACGCCCCTGTGCGTGCTGGAAAATATCCTCGACGACCTGGATTACGTGTTGTTGATGAGCGTCAACCCCGGTTTCGGCGGCCAGAGCTACATCCCGGCCAACACGCCCAAGACCGCCCGCCTGCGCCGCATGATCGAACAAAGCGGCCGCGAGATCTTGATCCAGGTCGACGGCGGCGTAAGCCCGGCCACCATCGGGCCGGTGGCGGCGGCCGGGGCCTCGGTGTTCGTGGCCGGTTCGGCCATCTACGGCGACAAGGACGGCGTGGCCGCGGCCATCGCCAAGCTGCGCGCGGCGGCCACGGCCTAGCATCGGTGACCGTCAGGGCCCGCGACAACCTGCTGCTGGCCCTGTGGCTGGCCTTCATCGTCTGCTGTTCGCTGTGGGGTCGTCTGGCCGGCCCCTATTTGGAGGGCCCGCAAAACCGCGCCCGCGCCCTGGGCCTGGTGGCCGTGGCCGGCCTGGCGGGACTGGCCTGGGCCGTGGTCGGCCTGCGGCGGCTGCCGGAGGGCCGCCGCGCCGCCGCCGGCTGGGCGCTGGCCGGCGGCGCGTTGGCTCTGGGCCTTTTGGCCTGGAGCAGGGCCAACCACATCGAGGCGGTGCATGTGGTCGTTTTCGGCGTGCTGGGGCTGTTGTGCTGGCGCTGGGCCGGGCATTTCTGGCTGGGCCAGCCACGGCTGTGGGCGGCGTTGATCTTTGGCGCGGCCATCGGCGCGGCCGACGAGTTTTTGCAGCACCTGCTGCCCTGGCGGGTGGGCGACTGGCGCGACGTCTTCACCAACGGCCTTTCCTCGACCATTGTCTGCCTGCTGGCCTGGCGCGCCCGTCCGGATTAGGCTTCACCGCGACACGGGGGGCGCGGGCATGGATCAACTCATCGTAATCGTCAAAACGGCCGGGCTGTTCGTCGTCACGGCCCTGGCCGAGATCATCGGCTGCTATCTGCCCTATCTGTGGCTGCGCCAGGGGCGTTCGGCCTGGTTGCTCTTGCCGGCGGCGCTGAGCCTTTCGCTGTTCGCCTGGCTGCTGACGCTGCATCCGGCGGCCAGCGGCCGCATCTACGCCTCCTACGGCGGGGTCTACGTGGTCACGGCGTTGCTGTGGCTGCGTTTCGTCGATGGCGCGCGGCTGACGGCCAGCGACTGGCTGGGCGCGGCCATCACCCTGGCGGGCATGGGCGTCATCGTCATGGGCTGGCAAAGGGCCTGAAAAACGCGGGGCCCCCGCGCGGAGGCCCCGATTTGACTTGTCGCCGCGGCCGGCGTCAGTTGGCCTGGGCCGTCACCCGCAGCAGCTTCAGCATGGCCGCCGGATCCATGGCGCCCAGGTCCATCAGCTTGACCGGCTTTTCGGGCTGGGCCTTGACCACCAGCTTCACGGGATTTTTCAGGAATTTGTCCATCGCCTCGGCCAGGGCCAGCATCTCCTGGCCGCCGCTTTGCTTGGCCATGGCCATCATCGGGGCCGACTGTTGCTCGACAAACTGATCGGCGCTCACGCCGGCTTCCTTGGCCTGGGCGACGATGATCTGGCGCACCAGGCCGCCGTCTTCGTAGGCGAACTCGCCGCTGGCCATGGTGATGACGTTGGCGCTGGCCTCCAGCGAGCGGCCCACGTCGTTGGGGTCGAGCTTGATCTCGCCAAAGGCGGCGCGCAGGGTCAGGTGGCCCAGATCCTGGCCCTTGAGCGAAATTTCCTTCACGTCCAGGGTGTTTTTCTTCAGGTCGGCCTCGTAGGCCATGGCCGCGTCGAACTTGATCTGCTTGACGCCCATGGCCTCCATCTGGGCGCGTTCGGCCGGGTCCATGGAGTCGGTGGAGATCCACAGCTCGCGCAGGTTCAGCGAAAAGGCGATCACGCTGTTGTTGTTGGTCGTTTCGCTGTCCAGGCTGGCGATGGAGGCCAGTTTGGCCCCGCCGCCGTGGACGATCACGTTTTCGAGCTTGCCCGCGCCGAAGTGCCAGGTCTCCGGCTCGTCGAAATCCATCTGGGCCACGCCGGCCAGGCTGAACAGGCTAAACTCCAGGCCGTCGCCCTCGGCGACGCACTTGAACTCCTTGGCCTCGGCCTTGCCCAGGCGGAAGACGTTTTCCTTGTCCAGGTAGAGGCCTTCGACGTAGGCCCCGCCGATGGCCACGTCATAGCCGGGGGCCGTGGCCTTCAGCCCGCCCAGGCCGCCGACGTCCAGCACGAAAAACTGTTCGTCCGAGTGGGTTTGCAGGCCTTCGAAGTTGAGTTCGTCCAGCCGCAGTTGGCCGCCTTTTTCGGGCTGGCCGCTCAGGTTCTTGAGCGAACCCTTGGATATCTTGACCAAGTTGCCGTTTTCCAACTGAAAGCCGGTCATTTCGGCCTCGGCCAGGCGCAGGTCCGCGTCGTCGTCGGCCAGGCTCAGATCCTTGGCCTTGAAAGCGGCCATGGTCGCTGACTTGCCGTCGTGGCTGACCTTGACCTTGCTCAGTTCGATGACCTGGCCGCGCAGGCCGTTCCGGCCGCCGGGCCCGCCGACGATGTCGTTGAAGGTGGCCGACATGCCCCAGCCCTCGGTGTCGATGACCAACTCCGAGAGCAGGGCCGTCTTGGCCACGATCTTCTTGTTGGGGTCGGCTTTTTCGGCCAGGGTCAGATCGTGGAGCAGCAGGCCGTCGGAGGTGTCCTCGGCCTTGGCGTAGGTCAGGGCGATGTCCTTGCCCGTCTCGGCCTTGAGGTAGGCCTCCACGGCTTGCTTGCCTTGGGAATCGAGTATGACG
Protein-coding regions in this window:
- a CDS encoding hybrid sensor histidine kinase/response regulator: MDWILPKLAAGLAASVIIFCVYGQLYWLHRRPFLGAWAVAWGAYLARNLLAFWLPPRFEGDNPAFWLYGALALAGAYSLLVGCRLLAERPAPRWPLAMLGLGLAWALAAYRLDQNYAVAMAPVLAATALVYAMAGWSLIAERRLDGLSRLVAGGALLTWGLGHTLVVTLLHHWLPQMLVWGLLSGAVCEVVTALALLVLFYQKSHAELIGSRQELARNQSRLLAALANLPSAVYAFGDDGRPVLWNNAARELTGYAMDELGDARQALALLLPDKAQRRLVAESAGRAVSAQIVIGAKNGARRHVAWSDVSGLAPIEGWRAWGVASDVTASRQAQENLRRQSEFIWAILENAPALIMTFDTTGRVVSFNRACQRVTGFSSEQVVGRPVWEMLIPPEDRETVRLFFAEFDPAAIRPNRERQWLTADGGRADVAWSTTPIVGAGGEVEYMVASGVDVTSQRRAEQALRQSELFHRTLLENMPDGMILTDLITGEVLHANQAAAAILGYEHHELAGMFGFMFHPPELRQQVLPIIDGMRGGVCDQAQALPFRRKDGQMIYCDAATAHIELDGVSCLIMFFRDSTTRTLAQERVQQVAAGVAHNFNNLLMAITSNAQALGDALRGRLGSGHQRALLHNVARAAADGQDMVRRLEAFLVSGLFESAREEVLQLADVAHTALDLARGAPAARKGVSFEIEVDPGIYVRGARGELAEVILNLLKNALDAVDGRGRVWLRGRVNGAMAELAVSDDGPGVDPRIAERLFQPFFSTKGVRGKGLGLASSQGIIKAHGGGLRLDSAPGQPTTFVVSLPLAPAPPGAATQPEEPIEEAPAPGRDILLVEDEALVAMGAEAVLGAAGHRVRHAAGVAQARQALEERPPELLICDLGLPDGDAWDVARLLARHDAAAGRPPTPVLIITGWSLEHAAMTPPDDVPPPRRIIRKPVDKAMLLRAVSQAGQNDSQL
- the rpe gene encoding ribulose-phosphate 3-epimerase, with product MVMIAPSILSADFAALGEGVRQAADGGADWIHVDVMDGHFVPNLTIGPPVVAAIRKVCALPFDVHLMIETPDKYIEAFAAAGADWISVHAEACTHLQRTLAHIRDLGKKAGVALNPHTPLCVLENILDDLDYVLLMSVNPGFGGQSYIPANTPKTARLRRMIEQSGREILIQVDGGVSPATIGPVAAAGASVFVAGSAIYGDKDGVAAAIAKLRAAATA
- a CDS encoding VanZ family protein translates to MTVRARDNLLLALWLAFIVCCSLWGRLAGPYLEGPQNRARALGLVAVAGLAGLAWAVVGLRRLPEGRRAAAGWALAGGALALGLLAWSRANHIEAVHVVVFGVLGLLCWRWAGHFWLGQPRLWAALIFGAAIGAADEFLQHLLPWRVGDWRDVFTNGLSSTIVCLLAWRARPD
- a CDS encoding YnfA family protein; the protein is MVKTAGLFVVTALAEIIGCYLPYLWLRQGRSAWLLLPAALSLSLFAWLLTLHPAASGRIYASYGGVYVVTALLWLRFVDGARLTASDWLGAAITLAGMGVIVMGWQRA